Part of the Babylonia areolata isolate BAREFJ2019XMU chromosome 4, ASM4173473v1, whole genome shotgun sequence genome, CATTTGTTTGATATGTTGTGCAAGTTTAttatgcaaaatgtgtgtgtggattcacaTACCTTTCTTTAAAATGCATATTTTGTTCAGTTGTATTGTGAGCATAAGCATAAAAAGAGTGCATGTATAAATAACGACGGAAATGTAAAACAATGCtcaatatatctatataaaaaatgGGCgggtggcggaggtggggggcgcacacacacgcgcgcgcacactcgcatacacacacacacgtggacacgaacacacatacccacTTCTTCTCGTTTCAGCGTTACTTCTGGGGGTCTTAACTAAAACAGTCAGTCAACAAGCCTTGCGCTCCGGGCGAACAGCTAGGCGGTCAACGTGACCCAGGGCTTTGACCCAGTGAGTATAGGATGTGTGCGAGAGATCTTTGCTTTGGGGTGTCTAAAGACTGCTCTGAATTTGGTGACGAATGTGAGTGAAGGGCGTGTGAGTGGTGAATGCCTattgtagaggtgtgtgtgtgtgtcagtgtgtgtgtgtgtgtggtgtgcattaaCAAAACATTAATATGCCAATGAAATATTCATTATTGAGTTGGAACGTCGTGTACAAATAATCCATTCATGCAGCGTGTGTGACTGGTGAACAATAAACGCAAGACTAGCCCGCTGGGCGACACCGGGCTGAGTCCACTGAGCTCCAGTATCGACCTTGTCACTCTTTGTGATGTTAAGATCTTCCTTCGCGTTTCTAACACTGTTGCAAGGGTAGTTCGCTCGGCCTTGTCAAGCTTGTCATGTTTGTTTATGCATCTCACCCGTTCCCTTCCCTCCCGCTGCGGCCGAAGTGAGCCGCgactgaaagaggaaaagaaggggcCCGCCCTCGTCAGTTTTGCGCAGCAAAAACTGTACAGCTGTAGGCCTATATCGTTGTACAAAGTTATAAAACAGGCAAACATACACTTTAATTTTTGTTCTGATAAATCataaagaacatatttaacagataacacctccacaaagtgaatgtattttgtgttttgtatgttacTAATATTTCTTTTAATGATCATTTTCCCCGATTTGTAAATCCCGCCTCTCGGAAGGCCTGATATATATTTATCCATTGTCGCGACAGCTCTCTGGGCCGTGTCAAGGACGGTCTGATCTATATTTATCCATAGTCGCGGCagctctcattttctttttctcaattaGCAAGTCAGACCAAGCTTAATACAATTTTCTGTGACatcatatttgtatatatattttcctGCAAGAATCAGGAAAAAATTGTTAAAGCCAATTAAATTACCACGTGGCCGCGCGAGACCAGTTTATAAACCATATCGGAATATAATTTTTAGTTTCTTTGCAGCTATGACAAATTTTGATCAATTTAAAACAAATGTTCATAGCTGTTTTAAATGTTGTTAATTTGTACTTTATAAAATTGTCCACAATATTACAACAATGAGCACCGCCAAATCTTATTTTGGAATCGTCAGAACAACCGTTACTATGGTTCTTAACAACATGGCAGCCACCATAGCCGCCGAACTGGAAAGCCTTATAATAAGTTGAAGCAGAGAGCTTTGCGAGCTGCCCACAAACCCAACTTTTTACTATTTTTTCCTATCGCCGGCGCACACTGCCGACTACACCCAGGAGTCGGCCTTATCTAAACAACCTGTCAGCTGAAAGAGGGGGCGGCTCGTCACGAGCCGTAGCACAGGCAGCCGAACATGACGACATGCTtccaagaaaggaagaaagaaagaaagaaaaagaaagaaaatggaaaatacacaaaacaagaaaataggGAGGGGACaaaattgagaaagaaaaaagtatgaaatgaacataaaagcaaagaaaaaaaaaacaggaacagaaaaaagaaaagaaagcagttgACAGCACGCCGTGTGTATAGATTTCATACCGACATCGAGAGAAAGGCAGTGAAagaggaggaacacacacacacacacacacacacacacacacacacacacacacacacacacacacacacacacacaacgagagacagacaggcagacagacagacagactgatttttGTTTACAGCACTGAGGACAGGCGGAAATTTGATCTGCTCTCTCCTGaggtgtccctctctctctttctctcccagctCCGTGTAAAGGCATTTTTGATcgaaatgtgacaacacacacacacacacacacacacacacacacacacatcttctttcTGGGAGTCGTTTTTAGAGTAGTGTTGCACACAACACAGTTATTTTTAACCCGGTTAACATTCTTCACACGGCTCCTGACCAGACACAACACGTTTCAGTTACTCTTGTCATTTGGGACACAGATTTTTGGAAAGAACCCGGAACCTTTCCTTACGTTGTCGCCAGGGTCGTTTGACAAAGATCCATTTGTTCAGTCAGCGGATAGCCTAAGCAGTTCGTGTTTGACTTTCAGGGGATTCCAACCATCTCATGCCGAGTTCTTCCTAGCAGACGTTTTGGAGCTACAAAAAGAaagttgtttgttggttgttggttttttttttttttttttttttttttttttgtttgtttgtttgttttgtttttccatcttGGTTGTGGAGTTCCTTTCAGGACGCATCGACATAAAAGGTTTTCTACATATTTTCCGGCAACGTTTTAATGGTTCTGTATGGCAAgcgtggaatgaaaaaaaaaaaaaagtaatacgttTAGCgtgtatgttattttttttttttttttcaaaggatgtATGAGATGAAACTGTATTTGATTCTAAATATGGAAGCATTATTTGAAAATTGTAACTCCGAGACTTACGCTTGTTGTGTCAGTTTTGGCAGTTCGTCGACACAGATGCAGAAAATATGTTCATAATGTTTTGATtagctgctttttttgtttgtttgtttgtttttctgttctctgtctctgtaaacaGAAATCTTTCTTCTCTGCTCTGTTCCAGAAATGACGTCAATGTTGGCTGCTTTTGACGCCATTAGCTGATGACAAGTTTGTTTTCTCTCATTGACATTATTTCAATCGCTTTCTCAATGGAAACCCTGGCATCGACGTCATACATCAGTTTTGTTGAGTCTTTGCACGCGAAGACTAATTCATCTCTGCCTCAACATTGTCAAACTTACATTTCCGAGCATGTTCTTTTGTCCTTCTGACCCAAGATTCGAGCAGTGCAGACTATACGAAACTTATTCATTGAGCAAAATTATGGGTGTCTTTTGTTAAGAAAAGTTATCGAATCTCCACAGATTATTTGCGAATTTGCTTTTTTATCCTCAGCAGGCAATCGACACGCTTCATCAACTGGACTCTCTCTCAGGTAAGAAGGTGAAGTTACAGTATATTTCTATTCCTTCATCACCTGTGTGATTCAGCAAAAGGCCTACACTGACGCCGTCTGGTTTCTTGGACGCTCCAGCAGCTCTAAGAAAGATGTCGACGCGAACTTTCCATTTCTCCCAAGCTGCTGCTGGACTGACACGGTTTACGTCCAGTTCTTCGGAATGTTTTACACGTGCTGATGCGTTCGTCATTGTCAGGGCGTTTTCCATGAGACACCGATCCCACATCTGACACCATTCAGTGGTGATTCTGTCTCAGAATGTCCAAAACGGCTTTTAGCTTTCTTCCTTGTGGCATCCTCTACCTTCTATCCTCTATGTCGCTGTCATGGTCCCAAAAAGACAAGCCAAGGATGAAGGAATAAACTACGCCCACCTGAAGCACCCAAACATTCCCATAGAAATCAAAGCCAAACTGATAGACACAGTCTTCGTCGTCCCACCCTGACCTATCAGTGCCAGACCTGGACTTTCAACAAAGCCCTGGAGCGCAAACTGGCAACCTGTGAGATGAGATGTCTCCGTCGAGCAGCTTGCAAAACCAGAAGGGACTGGGTCAGAAACGGCGACATCGGAAATGATTAGTGCTACCCCTATCAGCCAGTAGGGCCTACAAAGCATACAAACGCATAAAGTCTTTTGGTCACCTTACAAAAatgccagtcaaccagtcagcccTGCCAGCCTAAAACACAAAGTAGTCATGCTtcagagccagaggaagaccacgCCGGTGGTGGACTGACGGAGTTTCAGACATCGCTTCTTCCCCACAGCATTACGCAAATCCAGACCTCTCGTCTTGCAGCAGATCGCCAACTTCGTCTTTCCACAACACCTAATAATGAGTAAATCATTGATATTCGCATCTTCCCATCGCTCTCTCAAgcactcttcttcctcttctactaaTTATGTATATGAATtatgtattcttttctttcttccttcctttcttttacaTGCTCATTCCTTTTCGTACTCTGTTTTCCACCTTATTGTCAAAGAAGATTTTGAAGGAATAAAGCCGGGAATTTGAGCAATAATTTGGATGTTGCTGggaaaaaatctttcttttcgcAGATGACTGCACAGAAAGAACTTACTTgtgacggttttttgttgttgttgttgttgttgtctttttgtaatGCAAATTTACACTGAAAAAGTGGTTTACAGAAATCagttgtttcaatgaacatttaTCTGACTGTCGTTTATATTTATGATTAGACCATAGACGTAGTTACAGATGAAGAAACACCACTCGACAACAttccctcactctttctttcacttctagTCAGTAAGAAAGCTCaattccggtgtgtgtgtgtgtgcatgtgtgcaaaccagtgtgtgtatctgtgtacgtgAATACGagcgagcgtgtttgtgtgtgtgtctgcatgcgtgcaaacgagtgtgtgtatgtgtgtgtgtactctgtgttcTTATTACAGATTATACGCTTGCGGTCGGCTGTATACTTTGTTCCCCTGATGGATTACCTGTTTACTAGAGGCTCACCTAAAACAATTCTTTCTACATTTGAAGTGCAAGAACTACTTCACATGTTCTTTGAAGTGCTGtctttgattttgctgaacaaaagtaatgcattCCCAAGAAGAATGGAATCCAAATAAAGAATGATATTTGACATCCTTGTAAAAACTCAGCAGCAGCAATCAAATGGTTAATGTTAAAGCCACGTGCGatgaactgaaagtgaaaaccaAGAAATGGCATGCTTAATGTCGCGTGTCACGGTGGAAAACGAAGACACGAAGGAAGCAGAGCTGCAGTTTCCCTGCATTTCTCTGGAAGAAAACATCCCCTGCGTCCAAGTGGCCTGTCCAGAAGAAGTAAACATGGACACTGATGACGACACGAACAGCATAAGAACGGAAGAAACAAACACGGGGACTGATGACGCGAGCACAGGAATAGATGACGCCAATACAGGAATAGATGACGCAAGCACTGGCGCGAGCACAGGAATGGGTGATGTGAACACTGGAACGGATGACATATGCACATGGACTGATGACGCAAGCGTAAcaaagacagatgatgatgatgatagcgggGACGCAGGGAAGGGGGACAGAAGTGATCCTGGTcctgacggggggtgggggtggatggtgactCTGGCGGGgttcgtggtggccttccttGTGGACGGGGTGCTGGCCTGTTTCGGACTGGTCATCCCCGAGCTGCTGACCACTTATGACGCGGGCATGTCCATGACCTCCTTCCCTCCTGCCATCCTGCAGGCCACCTACCAGGTCTCAGGTCAGTGGAGCTGCAAAAATAGTTAGACTGgccttatctgtgtgtgttgtgtcccttTGGTTTTGAATGTCTGTTCTTAAAACCAGTGGAATAGAATCCAAGATAATGTGAAATGCTGAATCAAAACAACATTAAACGaaaacttcaccaccaccactaccaccaagaCACACGTCTTGCTAAGTTCACTTAAAATTTAAATCAAGTCAAAATATTGAAAATAAAGTTAAGTAGACCGACTCGCTTCAGTCTTTTTCAGTCTCTATGTATCCTAACTGATTTCTTTCAGGAAGTACTTTCAGGTAAAATGTTTTGTAATGGGCCTGTTTATCTGATCTATCACAATCGTCTTCTCATCGTCTTCTGTCGCTTCATGGTCTGCTCTGTGACCCAGGCCCTGTGACAGCCTACCTGGTCGAGCGGTGGGGCTGCCGCCTGGTGGGGTTCTGTGGGGGAGTGGTGGCAGCCCTGGGGGTTGCCGGAAGTGCTTATGCTCCCAACATCCACCTCTTCATCCTGTCGTTTGGGGTTGTagcaggtatgtgtgtgagtgtgtgtgtgaaaatcagatatagcaatgtgcgtgtgtgtgtattggaggcgGATTGAAGTgttgcgcgcgtgtttgtacaTGCGCCTGCGTAACACGCGTCTGCGCGCAtatgtttttgtctgtatgtgtggttttAGACAGCGCGTGAGCAATGTGTGCGGAAGACGCATATTTTGAGAATTTTCTCTCGAAGTGTTTTGAAATGTATATTTTGTGGTCTTAACTACGTATGTCAACAAGACAAAATAACGTCTTTGGGCCTATATTTCGTTTTCATTTTCCCCGTAGGTTAAAATGAAGATTCGATTTGTTGctgattattttatttcttctttctcttctctgtttttcCCCCCACACGGCTTATCGTTTTTGGATGTTTTTCCAGCCTTGATTTGACTTTGCATGTGGTCAGCTGGGCAATAAACACCGAGAATAACTTCAAAGAGACCAAGTAGTCATAAAAGTGGGACGGCTTGCCCGTGGGCGGTGTATGTCTGCTGAAGGTCACCATGAGTGACGTATGTAGCCTACCTGTCCATGATTCACTGTCTAAAGGTGCGGTTCATAATAATATCATCTACCTGTCGTTCATCTTACAAGCGCACTGATATAGGTGAGTATgatcaacgtgttgtgttgtgttgttttgcgttgtcttgtctcgttttgtattatatcttattgtattgcattgaattgtattgttttgcatcgtATTACGTTTTGCTACATCAACACCATCTTTATATGTAAAGATTTCCTTGTTATACTTGTGTTCGTCATCTGTGTACAGGTGTTAGGTGTGGGTCTGATCTACCTGTGTTACGTCAGCATCTATAGCTGTAGACATGGACATTCTATACATACCTGTATCCTTCCCTTCTGTACAGGTATGTGTTTCGGTCTGATCTACCTGTATTACGTCACCATCTATAAGTGTACATGTATTATCTACATACCTGTATGTACAGGTGTGGATGTGGGTCTGATCCACCTGTGTTACGTAATCATCTACAGGTGTAGATATGAACATAATCTACATACCTGTGGGTCTGATATACCTGTGTTAGTCACCATCTATCGGTGTAGATATGACCATCATCTAGATACctatgtgtacaggtgtgggtgcGGTCTGATCTGATGTACCTGTGTTACATCACCATCTATAGGTGTAGAAATGACCATTATCTGCACACCTGAGTGTACAGGTGTGGGCGTGGATCTGACCAACCTGTGTTACGTCACCATCTGTAGGTGTAGATATGAACATTATCTACAtacctgtgtgtatatgtttgggtGTGGGTCTGATCTACCTGTGTTACGTTACCATCAAAAGGTGTAGATATGACCATTATCTACATACCTGTGTGTACAGGTGTAGGTGTGGGTCTGATCTACCTGTGTTACGTCACCATCTAAAGGTGTAGATATGACCATCATCTACACacctgtgtgtacaggtgttggtgtgggtctgaTCTACCTGCCCTCAGTGACCATGGTCAACATGTACTTCCACAAGAAGCGAGGCGTGGTGGCTGGCATCATCACCTCAGGCTCTGGCTTTGGTCTCCTAGCTCTGGCGCCGGTAAGATCCTGCATCTGTAGTCgctttttcgttttgcttttcccCCCTCAATCTGCTATCTCGTTTCCGTGTGGGTGCTAGTACTATATATTTTCTATTAAAGTTAATCGCATCGTTTCCAAGACATGGGATGCCATCAGCATCTTCCCTTTTCGGTGTTTTTTGCGAATGGTTCGTTTTTAACATGCTTTCAGCTGTGATAATTATAGCCTCTAATCTGGGCTATGAAGAATATTAACTGAATTGTATCTAATtgccgctcgtgtgtgtgtgtgtgtgtgtgtgtgtgtgtgtgtgtgtgtgtgtgtgtgtgtgtgtgtgtgtgtgtgtgcagctgacaGAGATGCTGATGGAGCAGTACGGGTGGCGGGGATGTTACCTCATCATGGCGGCCATCACTCTCCACTTCTGTGTCTGCGCCAGTCTCATGcgccccctgcctcctcctcccccctcctgcacCCCGTCCCCTGACGTCCTGAACAAGGTGGTGGTGATAGACGGTCAGGAGGCCAGCTGTCCCTTCATGGAAGGTCAGGACGGTTTGAGTCTGGTGCACGTGCAAGAACTGGAGGACACGGGTCACTTTGACCATCCGACTCCCAAGGCTCACCTTGATGGGGATGGTGAGGATCGATATCCACCACTCAAAACTCAGTTTGGGAAGAACGAGCATCTGTCACATATTTCCCTCAACACCGGTCCTGGGGTAAATTCTCATCTTTTAAATCCCGCTCACAAAACACTTCACAGAAGTCTGCAAAGCAGCATGACTTCAGTGTCGAAAGATGCATCAGCAAGTCTGGTATCTCGAAGCAGGTCTCAGGGCCATCTGGAGTCCAGACCCTCTCAcagaccccaccacacaccactgcccGTCAACGTCCTCAGCACGTGGTTGGCTTGTCAAGTCCCGCCGTCTCTATCCCGTCATACCCTGCATTCCCATCAGTCCTCAGACAACATGGCTCGCCAGAGCACAGGCTGCGGGCAGCACAGGTGGGGTGACACGTCAGGGTGGCATCACAGGAAGACCCAGGAGAACAGCACTGAGTGGGGACAGTCACTGCCGGCCGTGCATCACACCGTGGACATCCTGAGACACGTCGTGATGAAGAATCCAATGAAAGCCAACGGAGTCCCTTTCGTTTCTAGTCAGGTAAGCGTtcagattctttttctttttttgtttttttgtttttgccacatttcagcagacttttttttttcacaagattTAATACTATAGCAGCACTGCAGCAGATTGCAAAACCGCTTTCTGACTAAAATCAAACTAAATAAATGTGATTGACCATAGCAGGTTGAGTAATGACACGATAactgttgactttttttcttttctttttttttttttaaataacgaaATCCGGATATCAGAGAAGACTTTATAGAATACTCTCAGAACGGCACCATGATCTCATCCTATTTCCAAACAAAAGGGCACACCGTTAATTTTGTTTTCGTGTTGTGCCCAAAGTAATAGAAAACAATTCAGTATTCAAATCGCTGAGCATGgcccatttttgttttattctatcacCTGCCCTCTGCCATACAATGTTTCAGTTCATTTTCTAATTTGTTCATTGCGCCTAATTATTTTACTTCGTATGATGATGTTTTGATGGGTAGGCTCTCATAGCCAgaccagcgcgttgggtaatacataaaggtcaggcatctactcctgtttttttgtttgttttttggtgttttttttgtttttgttttttattcaacgGGACATATGGTGAAGCGTATGTGTATCAATCCACACGCTTTGATATCTCCTTGAAACCCAAACAGTGGAATATGatatgccattgtgtgtgtgtgtgtgtgtgtgtgtgtgtgtgtgtgtgtcttttcctcaGTCTTCAGCAGATGAACATCACACGGACATATCAGCCAACAACTCCCTGATCCCCTGTGACGGGTTCCCCAGTGAAGACCCCACCTCCCCAGAgccaggggaggagaggaggaagagggggaggagtgtgggggagtgggtgagggagaACCGGACCTTCGCCTTGTTCCTGACGGGCGCCTTTCTGCTGCAGCTGGTGTGCAACGTGCCTCCCCTGCTGGCCCCCTCCTGTGCTTACCAACATGGCGTCAGCAAGGAGCAGGTGGCCACAATCCTGTCCATCTATGGTCAGTCACaggggcgcgcgcgcgcccacgcgcctgtgtgtgtgtgtgtgttgtggagtgtgggcgtggggagggagaggaacgAAGGTGTGGGAAGAGTGTGTTGCTCtcaatggatggatgaatgtgaAGCAGTTCAAACCAGTACAAATCTGGGTGAAAAAACAACTATGTGTACAGAATCACACAATCAACTAGTATGAATTTgtaattatgtttttgttgttattgctattaacATTTCGTAGAAGCCTTAATTACATTTGTTGTGACCTGAAAATatttacaaattaaaaaaaaatgtctcaaaGATTTTGGTGGGTAGAGTTTTAAAATACTTTACGCAAAAGCTTGGTGTTTTAGTTTTTCGTGTGTCCTTATAAAATTCACAATATCGTTTCATTAACATTTCAGGGCGCTTGTGTGTAGGCCAGTGTTCAGGACTGCTGAACACAGCAGTGTTTGTGTACTGGAGGGTGGTGTATGACTGATAGTGACTGTTCCAGCGTGTATGTCCAGGACTGCTAATCCAGGggtgatgtatgactgacactgaTTGTTCCAACGTGTATGTCCGGGACTGCTGAAACCAGGGttgatgtatgactgacactgacagttccAACGTGTATGTCCAGGACTGCTAATCCAGGGGTGATGTGTGACTGACACTGATTGTTCCAGCGTTTTGTCCAGGACTGCTGAATCCAGGGGTGATGTATAACTGACAGTGACTGTTCCAGCATGTATGTCCAGGATTGCTGAAACCAGGggtgatgtatgactgacactgactgttccagCGTGAATGTCCAGGACTGCTGAACACAGGggtgatgtatgactgacactgacagttccAACGTGTATGTCCAGGACTGCTGAACACCGGGGGCCGCCTGCTGGCAGGGGTGATGGTGTACATGGGGATGAGGACGCTGCACGTGTACAACCTGGGCACACTGCTGTCCGCTGTGGCCTGCTTCGTCTTCCCCCTCgccacctccttcccctccatcGCCGCTTGTCTGGGACTGCACGGCTTCTttctgggtatgtttgtgtgcttggacatgtgtgtctgtatgtgcgctagcgtgtttacacgtgtgtgtatgtgtctagaCCATTTTTATGCGCGAGCACGTTCGAACGCGTTCATCATGCAgtatattgtattgcagtgcTTACATCAgtaagcgtgtgcgtgtgcgtgtattgccactcagtgtgtgtgtgtatgtctgtgcacgcgcgtacgtgtgtgctgtgtatcgtgctttgtatgtgtgtgttgaattcagTGACTTCCGAGGTAGTTTGCGACTGCACTGTTCTTAATGTTCTCACGTGTGTGTACCGTGCAGTTTGTGAGAACCCACCACTTGAGAAAGGTTTTCAACTGCGTTTCTTGGTTCAAGTTGTACGGACTATTTCAAATttatacataaatgtgtgtgtgtgtgtgtgtgtgtgtgtccgtgtccttgCAGGTGCCTTTCCCCCTCTGCAGTCAGTGATCCTTGTGGAGTACTTGGGTCTGGAACGGCTGACGTCCACCTTTGGCATCATGTGTCTGGTCAAGGCCTTTGCCTCGGCGGCAGGGCCTCCGTTGGCAGGTGGGTTGTGGTAGGATCATATTATCAGttaaaagtgtatgtgtgcgcgcgtgtgtgtgtgtgctcgcatgcgtgtatgtgtgtgtgtgtgtgcgcgcacgcgtgtgtgtctgtgtgtgacactttaaaaaaatgttaacgACGGGACCATACACAGTTtctctggtggtgtgtgtgtgtgtgtgtgtgtgtgtgtgtgtgtgtgtgtatttgaatgtatatatatgtgtgtgtgtgtgtgtgtgtgtgtgtgtgtgacaggtgtactCTTCTCAATGACTGCAAAGTACACGGTACCTCTGGCGGCGTGTGGTGCTGTTTTGGTCATAGCCGCCATCTTTCATCTACTCATGGACTGCCGGCTTTGACCTCTGAACTCTGACCTCTCCTGACCGCCTACGACCCTCTTCATTTCGAACAGGATGCAACGAACAACGGAACGATCCAcagcggtgtgtgtatgtgcatgcgtgtgtgtacgctcgtgttggtgtgtgtggtctgaAGTGCGAAGACATGGCCTGCACCTTTATCATTGTACTTAATTTCTTTTAGAAAATGCAGCATTGGTATCATGTTGTCGACAATTTGTCGCATGTATTAATCTTACCCCACATTAAAGGAGACGTGGACATGACACGGTTTTTATCCCCACTGTAAAAGTGACGCCGTAGCTGAATCAGCCAGGTGCTGAACTTCTGATCCTGTATTCACCTGTTGTCAGGGTTCGTGGCCCCGTTTCGGCACAGTatcgtgtccttgggaaaggcactttgcccCAGATTTCTTCaatccacccagatgtgaatggttTCCTGACGTCGATCGAGGAAGGTTAAAATCGACGGAAGGAGAGTGTTGGGCCCAGCCTTCTTGTCGAGGTATAAAGATGGCCGTAAAAAGCTATGGGGCCTTTAATCTTTAACCTACCGtgacgagtgtgtgtttgtggaaaggATACTTGCTgtgattctttgtttgtttgtttctttgtttttgtttatacttTATCctcgttgttttctttcattcttttcctttctttccttcttctat contains:
- the LOC143281198 gene encoding uncharacterized protein LOC143281198, whose amino-acid sequence is MACLMSRVTVENEDTKEAELQFPCISLEENIPCVQVACPEEVNMDTDDDTNSIRTEETNTGTDDASTGIDDANTGIDDASTGASTGMGDVNTGTDDICTWTDDASVTKTDDDDDSGDAGKGDRSDPGPDGGWGWMVTLAGFVVAFLVDGVLACFGLVIPELLTTYDAGMSMTSFPPAILQATYQVSGPVTAYLVERWGCRLVGFCGGVVAALGVAGSAYAPNIHLFILSFGVVAGVGVGLIYLPSVTMVNMYFHKKRGVVAGIITSGSGFGLLALAPLTEMLMEQYGWRGCYLIMAAITLHFCVCASLMRPLPPPPPSCTPSPDVLNKVVVIDGQEASCPFMEGQDGLSLVHVQELEDTGHFDHPTPKAHLDGDGEDRYPPLKTQFGKNEHLSHISLNTGPGVNSHLLNPAHKTLHRSLQSSMTSVSKDASASLVSRSRSQGHLESRPSHRPHHTPLPVNVLSTWLACQVPPSLSRHTLHSHQSSDNMARQSTGCGQHRWGDTSGWHHRKTQENSTEWGQSLPAVHHTVDILRHVVMKNPMKANGVPFVSSQSSADEHHTDISANNSLIPCDGFPSEDPTSPEPGEERRKRGRSVGEWVRENRTFALFLTGAFLLQLVCNVPPLLAPSCAYQHGVSKEQVATILSIYGLLNTGGRLLAGVMVYMGMRTLHVYNLGTLLSAVACFVFPLATSFPSIAACLGLHGFFLGAFPPLQSVILVEYLGLERLTSTFGIMCLVKAFASAAGPPLAGVLFSMTAKYTVPLAACGAVLVIAAIFHLLMDCRL